A window of the Cololabis saira isolate AMF1-May2022 chromosome 19, fColSai1.1, whole genome shotgun sequence genome harbors these coding sequences:
- the ccdc186 gene encoding coiled-coil domain-containing protein 186 isoform X1, producing MEQPGPVTDPQVMEGAQVQLAMEGSQSVDQLHNSTYHVKEEEQISLDTEHEADISSRAEEELQLDNTLIKTEKDVEIDKNAVIEAQTCTEEHADGSDMATETGCDTIAVSLSSERSPLCFSNDAAASLVPSVTPQAVEECSPSVLEGTINTTLIFDDAQNGNEQPSILVTNYSSEPSPVDCGDSAESPSSSIQSTSKNSSRDSTTTSGISNGLSSPNSDTVSSSPASSPQTSANHPIHSHSSPSPFDTECSRKLISQIQRSLSQESLLDELESELLACQLPEGESGVERKGSSPINGLPTDQDGCMVVFEKCVQYKYTQQEKAIQRLLEENKRHQELILGICSEKDNMREELKKKSEAEKQHTTIIKKLEGRVEELLKEVKESRDKLIHQEQMAKAALQQMQRETSYRIEQVNKKCDEARQEKEAMVMKYVRGEKEALDLRRDKESLEKKLREAVKEVDRQALRGNQLAQEKGRLQQLYDSKEGEVGRLTREVEKLKEEINSHLIKVKWAQNKLKSEADAHKETKDRFRETSSKLAQAKEETEQIRKNCQDMIRTYQESEELRSNELDAKLKETKGELEKHKQEQTDQLEMHQVKAKELEDLKRSYKESIDELDTLRTKLKCLEDERPRWEDELSKYREIINRQKAEIGRHREKLEEVATLQEQHQRDKQEITSLNEEVDALTSQMADLQRDVQGSREREAELLGFTEKLSSKNAQLQSESNALQSQLDQISNSFTELQAKLEETIRLLDDKSRQLKQEEVLRQQEVQGLQEERTVFQTEVSQLKTRVEELRDELVTQKRKQVANIKDLTKQLTQARKKLEQVENGGCDRDAGSMGSRSSSSGTPLRFGSLNARHGGSSGIEERSPESQSAPSGMVVDSFPEVDKAVLVERIVRLQKALARKQEKIEFMEDHIKQLVDEIRKKTKIIQSYVLREESGALSSEASDINKAHLSRRGGIMASLYTSHPADSGLTLDLSLEINRKLQAVLEDTLLKNITLKENLQTLGSEIEKLIKQQRDPEDGVRRK from the exons ATGGAACAGCCTGGTCCTGTTACAGATCCACAGGTGATGGAAGGAGCACAGGTCCAATTGGCGATGGAGGGATCTCAATCTGTGGATCAACTTCACAACAGTACATATCATGTGAAAGAGGAGGAACAAATATCCCTGGACACTGAACATGAGGCAGACATAAGTAGTCGGGCTGAAGAGGAATTACAGCTTGACAATACATTAATCAAGACTGAAAAAGATGTTGAGATAGACAAAAATGCAGTGATAGAAGCTCAGACATGCACTGAGGAGCATGCTGATGGGAGTGATATGGCCACTGAAACTGGTTGTGATACCATTGCAGTTTCCCTTTCTAGTGAGAGATCTCCACTTTGTTTTTCAAATGATGCTGCTGCCAGTTTGGTACCTTCTGTCACACCTCAAGCTGTAGAAGAATGTTCTCCTTCAGTTCTTGAAGGCACAATTAACACAACATTGATTTTTGACGATGCTCAAAACGGCAATGAGCAGCCATCAATCTTGGTTACCAACTATTCATCAGAGCCATCACCTGTTGATTGTGGTGACTCAGCTGAGAGTCCTTCATCTTCTATCCAAAGCACTTCCAAAAATTCATCTAGAGATTCTACAACGACCTCTGGGATCTCTAATGGCCTCTCCAGTCCAAACTCTGACACTGTCAGCTCCTCCCCTGCATCCAGCCCACAAACCAGTGCCAATCACCCCATTCACTCACATTCTTCTCCAAGCCCCTTTGACACTGAGTGCAGTCGAAAGCTGATTTCCCAGATCCAACGTTCCCTGTCCCAGGAGTCACTGTTGGATGAGCTGGAGTCGGAGCTTTTGGCCTGTCAGCTTCCTGAAGGTGAAAGCGGAGTTGAGAGGAAAGGGAGCTCACCCATCAATGGACTTCCTACTGACCAGGACGGCTGCATGGTAGTCTTTGAGAAGTGTGTGCAGTACAAATATACACAGCAAGAGAAAGCTATTCAGAG GTTGCTTGAGGAGAACAAAAGGCATCAGGAGTTGATCCTGGGTATCTGCTCAGAGAAAGACAACATGAGGGAAGAGCTGAAGAAGAAGTCAGAAGCAGAAAAGCAACACACGACCATcattaaaaag CTGGAGggaagggtggaggagctgctgaaagAAGTGAAGGAATCAAGGGATAAACTCATCCATCAGGAGCAGATGGCTAAGGCTGCTCTCCAGCAGATGCAGAGGGAGACATCGTACCGGATAGAACAG GTAAACAAGAAATGTGATGAGGCACGCCAAGAGAAGGAGGCCATGGTGATGAAATATGTGCGGGGCGAGAAAGAGGCGCTTGACCTGAGGCGGGACAAGGAGAGTTTGGAGAAAAAGCTGAGGGAAGCCGTCAAGGAGGTCGACCGGCAAGCCCTCAGAGGAAACCAGCTGGCTCAGGAGAAGGGACGGCTGCAACAGCTGTACGACTCCAAG GAAGGGGAGGTTGGCAGATTGACACGAGAGGTGGAGAAGTTGAAGGAGGAAATTAATTCCCATCTCATCAAGGTCAAATGGGCACAAAACAAGTTAAAGAGTGAAGCAGATGCTCATAAG GAAACGAAAGACAGATTTAGAGAAACATCATCTAAGTTGGCTCAGGCCAAAGAGGAGACTGAACAGATCCGCAAGAATTGCCAGGACATGATCCGAACTTACCAG GAATCAGAGGAGCTCAGGTCCAATGAGCTGGATGCTAAACTGAAAGAGACCAAAGGAGAGCTGGAGAAACATAAGCAGGAGCAAACGGACCAGTTAGAG ATGCATCAAGTAAAGGCCAAGGAGCTGGAGGACTTGAAGAGGAGTTACAAGGAGAGCATCGATGAGCTTGATACTCTTCGCACCAAG TTGAAGTGTCTGGAGGATGAACGTCCACGATGGGAGGATGAGCTGAGCAAATACAGAGAGATCATAAACAGACAGAAAGCTGAGATTGGTCGCCACAGAGAAAAGCTTGAAGAAGTCGCCACACTTCAGGAGCAGCATCAACG CGACAAACAAGAGATCACATCTCTAAATGAAGAAGTGGATGCCCTGACCAGTCAAATGGCCGACCTGCAGCGTGATGTCCAGGGCAGCAGGGAGCGCGAGGCTGAGTTACTGGGCTTCACTGAGAAGCTGAGCAGCAAGAACGCCCAGCTCCAGTCAGAGAGCAACGCACTACAGTCTCAGCTTGATCAGATCAGCAACAGCTTTACAGAGCTCCAAGCAAAGCTGGAAGAGACCATCAGACTACTGGATGACAAG TCACGGCAACTGAAACAAGAAGAGGTGCTGAGGCAGCAGGAAGTGCAGGGCCTGCAGGAAGAGCGGACAGTGTTTCAAACAGAGGTTTCCCAACTAAAAaccagggtggaggagctgaggGATGAGCTGGTGACTCAGAAGAGGAAGCAAGTAGCTAATATAAAGGACCTCACGAAACAACTAACACAAG CGCGGAAGAAGCTGGAGCAGGTTGAGAATGGAGGTTGTGACCGGGACGCCGGCAGCATGGGCAGTCGCTCCAGCTCCTCAGGTACTCCTCTAAGATTTG GTTCCCTGAATGCACGCCACGGTGGGAGTAGTGGTATTGAAGAGCGGTCGCCAGAGAGCCAATCTGCTCCTTCAGGGATGGTTGTGGACAGCTTCCCGGAGGTTGACAAGGCTGTGCTTGTGGAACGTATTGTCCGCCTGCAAAAGGCCTTGGCACGGAAGCAGGAGAAGATCGAGTTCATGGAGGATCATATCAAGCAGCTGGTGGATGAGATCCGTAAAAAGACAAA
- the ccdc186 gene encoding coiled-coil domain-containing protein 186 isoform X2, which produces MEQPGPVTDPQVMEGAQVQLAMEGSQSVDQLHNSTYHVKEEEQISLDTEHEADISSRAEEELQLDNTLIKTEKDVEIDKNAVIEAQTCTEEHADGSDMATETGCDTIAVSLSSERSPLCFSNDAAASLVPSVTPQAVEECSPSVLEGTINTTLIFDDAQNGNEQPSILVTNYSSEPSPVDCGDSAESPSSSIQSTSKNSSRDSTTTSGISNGLSSPNSDTVSSSPASSPQTSANHPIHSHSSPSPFDTECSRKLISQIQRSLSQESLLDELESELLACQLPEGESGVERKGSSPINGLPTDQDGCMVVFEKCVQYKYTQQEKAIQRLLEENKRHQELILGICSEKDNMREELKKKSEAEKQHTTIIKKLEGRVEELLKEVKESRDKLIHQEQMAKAALQQMQRETSYRIEQVNKKCDEARQEKEAMVMKYVRGEKEALDLRRDKESLEKKLREAVKEVDRQALRGNQLAQEKGRLQQLYDSKEGEVGRLTREVEKLKEEINSHLIKVKWAQNKLKSEADAHKETKDRFRETSSKLAQAKEETEQIRKNCQDMIRTYQESEELRSNELDAKLKETKGELEKHKQEQTDQLEMHQVKAKELEDLKRSYKESIDELDTLRTKLKCLEDERPRWEDELSKYREIINRQKAEIGRHREKLEEVATLQEQHQRDKQEITSLNEEVDALTSQMADLQRDVQGSREREAELLGFTEKLSSKNAQLQSESNALQSQLDQISNSFTELQAKLEETIRLLDDKSRQLKQEEVLRQQEVQGLQEERTVFQTEVSQLKTRVEELRDELVTQKRKQVANIKDLTKQLTQARKKLEQVENGGCDRDAGSMGSRSSSSGSLNARHGGSSGIEERSPESQSAPSGMVVDSFPEVDKAVLVERIVRLQKALARKQEKIEFMEDHIKQLVDEIRKKTKIIQSYVLREESGALSSEASDINKAHLSRRGGIMASLYTSHPADSGLTLDLSLEINRKLQAVLEDTLLKNITLKENLQTLGSEIEKLIKQQRDPEDGVRRK; this is translated from the exons ATGGAACAGCCTGGTCCTGTTACAGATCCACAGGTGATGGAAGGAGCACAGGTCCAATTGGCGATGGAGGGATCTCAATCTGTGGATCAACTTCACAACAGTACATATCATGTGAAAGAGGAGGAACAAATATCCCTGGACACTGAACATGAGGCAGACATAAGTAGTCGGGCTGAAGAGGAATTACAGCTTGACAATACATTAATCAAGACTGAAAAAGATGTTGAGATAGACAAAAATGCAGTGATAGAAGCTCAGACATGCACTGAGGAGCATGCTGATGGGAGTGATATGGCCACTGAAACTGGTTGTGATACCATTGCAGTTTCCCTTTCTAGTGAGAGATCTCCACTTTGTTTTTCAAATGATGCTGCTGCCAGTTTGGTACCTTCTGTCACACCTCAAGCTGTAGAAGAATGTTCTCCTTCAGTTCTTGAAGGCACAATTAACACAACATTGATTTTTGACGATGCTCAAAACGGCAATGAGCAGCCATCAATCTTGGTTACCAACTATTCATCAGAGCCATCACCTGTTGATTGTGGTGACTCAGCTGAGAGTCCTTCATCTTCTATCCAAAGCACTTCCAAAAATTCATCTAGAGATTCTACAACGACCTCTGGGATCTCTAATGGCCTCTCCAGTCCAAACTCTGACACTGTCAGCTCCTCCCCTGCATCCAGCCCACAAACCAGTGCCAATCACCCCATTCACTCACATTCTTCTCCAAGCCCCTTTGACACTGAGTGCAGTCGAAAGCTGATTTCCCAGATCCAACGTTCCCTGTCCCAGGAGTCACTGTTGGATGAGCTGGAGTCGGAGCTTTTGGCCTGTCAGCTTCCTGAAGGTGAAAGCGGAGTTGAGAGGAAAGGGAGCTCACCCATCAATGGACTTCCTACTGACCAGGACGGCTGCATGGTAGTCTTTGAGAAGTGTGTGCAGTACAAATATACACAGCAAGAGAAAGCTATTCAGAG GTTGCTTGAGGAGAACAAAAGGCATCAGGAGTTGATCCTGGGTATCTGCTCAGAGAAAGACAACATGAGGGAAGAGCTGAAGAAGAAGTCAGAAGCAGAAAAGCAACACACGACCATcattaaaaag CTGGAGggaagggtggaggagctgctgaaagAAGTGAAGGAATCAAGGGATAAACTCATCCATCAGGAGCAGATGGCTAAGGCTGCTCTCCAGCAGATGCAGAGGGAGACATCGTACCGGATAGAACAG GTAAACAAGAAATGTGATGAGGCACGCCAAGAGAAGGAGGCCATGGTGATGAAATATGTGCGGGGCGAGAAAGAGGCGCTTGACCTGAGGCGGGACAAGGAGAGTTTGGAGAAAAAGCTGAGGGAAGCCGTCAAGGAGGTCGACCGGCAAGCCCTCAGAGGAAACCAGCTGGCTCAGGAGAAGGGACGGCTGCAACAGCTGTACGACTCCAAG GAAGGGGAGGTTGGCAGATTGACACGAGAGGTGGAGAAGTTGAAGGAGGAAATTAATTCCCATCTCATCAAGGTCAAATGGGCACAAAACAAGTTAAAGAGTGAAGCAGATGCTCATAAG GAAACGAAAGACAGATTTAGAGAAACATCATCTAAGTTGGCTCAGGCCAAAGAGGAGACTGAACAGATCCGCAAGAATTGCCAGGACATGATCCGAACTTACCAG GAATCAGAGGAGCTCAGGTCCAATGAGCTGGATGCTAAACTGAAAGAGACCAAAGGAGAGCTGGAGAAACATAAGCAGGAGCAAACGGACCAGTTAGAG ATGCATCAAGTAAAGGCCAAGGAGCTGGAGGACTTGAAGAGGAGTTACAAGGAGAGCATCGATGAGCTTGATACTCTTCGCACCAAG TTGAAGTGTCTGGAGGATGAACGTCCACGATGGGAGGATGAGCTGAGCAAATACAGAGAGATCATAAACAGACAGAAAGCTGAGATTGGTCGCCACAGAGAAAAGCTTGAAGAAGTCGCCACACTTCAGGAGCAGCATCAACG CGACAAACAAGAGATCACATCTCTAAATGAAGAAGTGGATGCCCTGACCAGTCAAATGGCCGACCTGCAGCGTGATGTCCAGGGCAGCAGGGAGCGCGAGGCTGAGTTACTGGGCTTCACTGAGAAGCTGAGCAGCAAGAACGCCCAGCTCCAGTCAGAGAGCAACGCACTACAGTCTCAGCTTGATCAGATCAGCAACAGCTTTACAGAGCTCCAAGCAAAGCTGGAAGAGACCATCAGACTACTGGATGACAAG TCACGGCAACTGAAACAAGAAGAGGTGCTGAGGCAGCAGGAAGTGCAGGGCCTGCAGGAAGAGCGGACAGTGTTTCAAACAGAGGTTTCCCAACTAAAAaccagggtggaggagctgaggGATGAGCTGGTGACTCAGAAGAGGAAGCAAGTAGCTAATATAAAGGACCTCACGAAACAACTAACACAAG CGCGGAAGAAGCTGGAGCAGGTTGAGAATGGAGGTTGTGACCGGGACGCCGGCAGCATGGGCAGTCGCTCCAGCTCCTCAG GTTCCCTGAATGCACGCCACGGTGGGAGTAGTGGTATTGAAGAGCGGTCGCCAGAGAGCCAATCTGCTCCTTCAGGGATGGTTGTGGACAGCTTCCCGGAGGTTGACAAGGCTGTGCTTGTGGAACGTATTGTCCGCCTGCAAAAGGCCTTGGCACGGAAGCAGGAGAAGATCGAGTTCATGGAGGATCATATCAAGCAGCTGGTGGATGAGATCCGTAAAAAGACAAA